The genome window AGATGCTGCAGATGGGTAAGCGCACCGGCGCCCTGTCGATCCGGCGCGGTGAGGATATCGGCACCCTCTACTTCCGCAAGGGCGAACTCGTCCACGCCACCTTCGCCAACATGACCGGCGAGGATGCCGCCTACGCGCTGTTGAAATGGAAGAACGGCCGCTTCCGCTTCGACACCACCATCTATCCCACCCGGCGGACCATCGACATCTCCGCCACCAATCTGATTCTGGAATCGGCGCGGCGCTCCGATGAGCTGCGCGACCTGCAGACCGAGCTGCCGCCGCCGGACACCGTGCTGACCTTCGCCAAGGTCGAGGGCGCCCACGACGATATTCACCTCTCGCCCCAGCAGTGGAAGGTCCTGGCCCTGATCGACGGCGCGCGCACCATTACCGAGATCTGCGCCGTCTCGGACCAGGATGAGGTCACCGTGCTGCAGACCCTCGAGGAGATGATCAATATCGGCCTGGTCAGGCGGGTCGGGGATAACGCGGCGGGCGAGGAGGAGATCGACCTCGACGAGGAAATCGGCGCCCCCGACGATGACTGGGACCGTCCGCCGGGCTCCTGAGCCGGCACCGCCGTCCCGTTCCCCCCGCCGCCCCGCCCTTCGACCCATTTCCAGCCACCCGTCGAGTCCGCCCCGTATGAAAAACCTCTTGGCAGTGCTGAATCCGGCGCAGCAGAAGGCGGTGACCCACCGCGGGGCGCCCCTGCTGGTTCTCGCCGGCGCCGGTACGGGCAAGACGCGCACCGTCACCGTGCGCATCGCCCATCTGCTCGAAGAGGACGGCGTCCAGCCCGACGAGATCCTGGCCATCACCTTCACCAACAAGGCCGCCGGGGAGATGCGTGAACGGGTCAACTCCCTGCTGGGGGCCGAGGAGACCCGGGGCACCGCCGAGCGCATCTGGATCCACACCTTCCACGCCTTTTGCGCCCGGGTCCTGCGCCGCGACATCCACCACCTGCCCGACCGCGAGCGCGAATTCGTCATCGCCACCCAGGCCGACCAGCGCTCGATCATCAAGCGCCTGATCGGCCCGGAGCGCAGCGGCGACGTCAAGCCCAACGAGGTCGTCAGCGTCATCTCCCGGGCCAAGAACAACCTCGTCCAGGCCGGCTCCTTCCCCGCCTCCACGGCGCGGGAGAAGCGTATCAAGGAGCTGTTCCTGGAGTACGAGAGCCAGCTCCGCGACACCAACGCCCTGGACTACGCCGACCTGATCCTGCTGACCGTCACCCTGTTCCACGAGTACCCGGACGTGCTGGCCCGTTACCGCCGCCGCTTCCGCCATATCCTCGTCGACGAGTACCAGGACACCAACACCGCCCAGCACGATCTGATCCGCCTGCTGGCCGGCGCGGGCGAGAACCTCTGCGTCGTCGGCGACCCCGACCAGAGCATCTACCGCTGGCGCGGCGCCGAGCCCGAGAACATCGCCCGCTTCCCCGAAGAGTTCCCCGGCGCCCGGATCATCAAGCTACTGGAGAACTACCGCTCGACGCGCAACATCCTCAAGGTCGCCAACGCCCTGATCGCCAACAACCCGCTGACCTTGGGCGAGGACAAGGAGCTGTGGACCAAGGGCGAGGAGGGCAAGCGGGTCATCGTCTACGCCGGGCCCGACGAGTACGACGAGAGCGGCTGGATCGCCACCCAGATCTTCAACGCCGTCCACAACCGGGACGAAGG of Candidatus Coatesbacteria bacterium contains these proteins:
- a CDS encoding AAA family ATPase, producing the protein MTGTVRRAPEPAPPSRSPRRPALRPISSHPSSPPRMKNLLAVLNPAQQKAVTHRGAPLLVLAGAGTGKTRTVTVRIAHLLEEDGVQPDEILAITFTNKAAGEMRERVNSLLGAEETRGTAERIWIHTFHAFCARVLRRDIHHLPDREREFVIATQADQRSIIKRLIGPERSGDVKPNEVVSVISRAKNNLVQAGSFPASTAREKRIKELFLEYESQLRDTNALDYADLILLTVTLFHEYPDVLARYRRRFRHILVDEYQDTNTAQHDLIRLLAGAGENLCVVGDPDQSIYRWRGAEPENIARFPEEFPGARIIKLLENYRSTRNILKVANALIANNPLTLGEDKELWTKGEEGKRVIVYAGPDEYDESGWIATQIFNAVHNRDEGGYDDYAVLYRTNAQSRVLEDALRKRSIPYNIIADVRFYDRREIRDLLAYLRLLVNPNDLLSFRRIVNVPSRGVGKISVNTMMEEVEKDRSHLPDVIRRCIDEELIPPRARRAVDNLMELLDELTTRRAPVDELLEELLERIDYTAWLQKSNDAVSRLENVEQFLETARDFTAANPEGSLEDFLEEVSLTAPIDNFDEHAGSVSLLTLHAAKGLEFPVVFISGLEEGLIPLVRRSSREAEAELQEERRLLYVGITRGQYRVYLTRALRRNLQGRKVYNQPSRFLKELPPDLLDDRSIRELNVLSTTEDLRAVEQKKQRVKKAQKGVVFSTGDRVWHDKWGRGIILSRAGDGPNLKLTVKFARHGIKKLVAKYANLQKM
- a CDS encoding DUF4388 domain-containing protein, which produces MPFDGDLKDFALPDILQMLQMGKRTGALSIRRGEDIGTLYFRKGELVHATFANMTGEDAAYALLKWKNGRFRFDTTIYPTRRTIDISATNLILESARRSDELRDLQTELPPPDTVLTFAKVEGAHDDIHLSPQQWKVLALIDGARTITEICAVSDQDEVTVLQTLEEMINIGLVRRVGDNAAGEEEIDLDEEIGAPDDDWDRPPGS